Proteins encoded in a region of the Vicinamibacteria bacterium genome:
- the malQ gene encoding 4-alpha-glucanotransferase: MPRSRVSGILLHPTSLPGPHGIGELGPEARGFVDFLADTGQSLWQVLPLGPTGYGDSPYQCFSAFAGNPLLVSLERLVEEGLLQAADLKRAPSFAEHEVDFGAVIDFKRPLLRNAGETFEKKASAAQREAFDAFCRKEAAWLPDFALFMALKESQGGARWPAWDRHLATREPEALAKAAREHAREVRAQELAQFFFFGQWADLRGYVHERGIRILGDIPIFVAHDSADVWAHPELFYLTADGTPAYVAGVPPDYFSATGQLWGNPLYRWDVLARSGYAWWIERFRSTLSQVDSVRLDHFRGFEAYWEVPGRETTAVNGRWVKGPGAKLFEALEATCGKLPVVAENLGVITPEVEALRERFGWPGMAILEFAFGSDDSADTFKPHNYPRDLVVYTGTHDNDTIVGWWTAGVGDSTRKPEEAERERTFCMKYLGTDGKEIHWTFIRTLLMSVADTAIVPLQDVLGLGSEARMNLPGRPAGNWRWRYTPGQITDPIRERLREMTKIYGRAPRPTADNPA; encoded by the coding sequence GTGCCCCGATCCCGGGTGAGCGGGATCCTTCTGCATCCGACCTCGCTTCCCGGCCCCCATGGCATCGGCGAGCTGGGCCCCGAGGCCCGCGGCTTCGTAGACTTCCTGGCCGACACCGGCCAATCCCTGTGGCAGGTCCTGCCCTTGGGCCCGACCGGCTACGGCGACTCCCCCTATCAGTGCTTCTCCGCCTTCGCCGGCAACCCCCTTCTCGTCAGTTTGGAGCGCCTCGTGGAGGAAGGGCTGCTACAGGCCGCGGACCTCAAGAGGGCGCCGTCTTTCGCGGAGCACGAGGTGGACTTCGGGGCCGTCATCGATTTCAAGCGGCCGCTCTTGCGCAACGCCGGCGAGACCTTCGAGAAGAAGGCCTCCGCCGCCCAGCGCGAGGCGTTCGACGCCTTTTGCCGGAAGGAGGCCGCCTGGCTGCCGGATTTCGCGCTCTTCATGGCCTTGAAGGAGTCCCAGGGCGGTGCGCGCTGGCCGGCCTGGGACCGTCACCTCGCCACGCGTGAGCCGGAAGCCCTGGCCAAGGCCGCCCGCGAGCACGCCCGGGAGGTGCGGGCGCAGGAGCTCGCTCAGTTCTTCTTCTTCGGCCAATGGGCGGACCTGCGCGGGTACGTCCACGAGCGGGGGATCCGCATCCTGGGCGACATCCCCATCTTCGTGGCCCACGACAGCGCCGACGTCTGGGCCCACCCGGAGCTGTTCTACCTGACCGCGGACGGCACGCCTGCCTACGTGGCGGGGGTGCCCCCCGACTACTTCAGCGCGACCGGCCAGCTCTGGGGGAACCCGCTCTATCGCTGGGACGTGCTGGCCAGGAGCGGGTACGCCTGGTGGATCGAGCGTTTCCGCTCCACCCTCTCCCAGGTGGACTCCGTGCGCCTCGATCACTTCCGCGGCTTCGAGGCCTACTGGGAGGTGCCGGGGCGGGAGACCACGGCCGTCAACGGACGCTGGGTGAAGGGGCCGGGGGCCAAACTCTTCGAGGCCCTGGAGGCCACGTGCGGGAAGCTGCCGGTGGTGGCCGAGAACCTGGGCGTGATCACCCCCGAGGTGGAGGCCCTGCGCGAGCGCTTCGGGTGGCCGGGGATGGCCATCCTGGAGTTCGCTTTCGGCAGCGACGACTCCGCGGACACCTTCAAGCCCCACAACTATCCGCGGGACCTCGTGGTCTACACCGGCACCCACGACAACGACACCATCGTGGGCTGGTGGACGGCAGGGGTGGGGGACAGCACGCGCAAGCCGGAGGAGGCCGAGCGCGAGCGCACGTTCTGCATGAAATACTTGGGCACGGATGGGAAGGAGATCCACTGGACCTTCATCCGTACCCTGCTCATGTCGGTGGCGGACACCGCGATCGTCCCCCTCCAGGACGTGCTCGGTCTGGGCAGCGAGGCCCGCATGAACCTTCCCGGGCGGCCCGCCGGCAACTGGCGTTGGCGGTACACTCCCGGGCAGATCACGGATCCCATCCGGGAGCGTCTCCGGGAAATGACCAAGATCTACGGGCGGGCCCCCCGGCCGACCGCCGATAACCCCGCCTGA
- a CDS encoding CDGSH iron-sulfur domain-containing protein: MSDFTVIVRNNGPLRLEGNITICDQDGKPFGLSGRTVVSLCRCGQSSNKPFCDGSHNRVGFSSVCPAVELPPPVPKA; this comes from the coding sequence ATGTCAGACTTCACGGTCATCGTCAGGAACAACGGGCCCCTCCGCCTGGAGGGGAACATCACGATCTGCGACCAGGACGGCAAGCCCTTCGGCCTGAGCGGCCGCACCGTGGTCTCGCTCTGCCGCTGCGGTCAGTCCAGCAACAAGCCGTTCTGCGACGGCAGCCACAATCGGGTGGGTTTCAGCTCCGTCTGTCCCGCCGTCGAGCTCCCGCCCCCGGTCCCCAAGGCGTAA
- a CDS encoding sulfatase, with the protein MTGKAWRVLAPAVAAVACGGGASPVSAPAPSPPPPKPNIVFILTDDLDSRSMDILPRLPALMTQAGLSFPRYYVTHSLCAPSRASILTGQYTHNHRVLYNLGPDGGFPGFHSRGLEASTVATWLKAAGYRTALIGKYLNDYATGASETYVPPGWDEWRGDLTADLDLRYYNYSLNENGTVVTYGQAPQDYSTDVFAGQAVAFIRRAAADATTPFFLYLAPQAPHKPAVYADRHSHEFKGGGAFRVPSFNEDDVREKPSFVQNVAHMNAHEIQLLDELQVSRLRSMLAVEEMVDQVLQALIASGRLENTYIFFTSDNGLEMGEHRLAGRKNVNYEEAIKVPLVVRGPGVPAGQSRPHPVLNIDLAPTFAELAGARVPDTVDGRSFAPLLRGTPPGPETWRKDFLVEYYDADVSAGVRSEDYLYNYLESYEVEFYDMRTDPYQLHNLQRHVDPSVLEPFSRRLQELLACRAASCRP; encoded by the coding sequence ATGACGGGCAAGGCATGGCGGGTGCTGGCGCCCGCCGTTGCGGCCGTGGCTTGCGGGGGGGGCGCCTCCCCCGTCTCGGCACCCGCGCCCTCGCCGCCTCCGCCCAAACCCAACATCGTCTTCATCCTGACCGATGACCTCGACTCGCGGTCGATGGATATCTTGCCCCGCCTGCCCGCGCTCATGACCCAGGCCGGCCTGTCCTTCCCGCGCTACTACGTCACGCATTCGCTCTGCGCGCCCTCCCGCGCCTCTATCCTGACCGGCCAGTACACCCACAACCACCGGGTGCTCTACAACCTCGGCCCGGATGGGGGCTTCCCCGGCTTTCACAGCCGCGGGCTCGAGGCCTCCACGGTGGCCACTTGGCTGAAGGCCGCCGGTTACCGGACCGCCCTCATAGGCAAGTACCTGAACGACTACGCGACGGGAGCGTCAGAGACCTACGTGCCCCCCGGGTGGGACGAGTGGCGGGGGGACCTGACCGCGGACTTGGACCTCCGCTACTACAACTACTCCCTGAACGAGAACGGCACCGTGGTCACTTACGGCCAGGCCCCGCAGGACTACAGCACCGACGTCTTCGCGGGCCAGGCCGTGGCCTTCATCCGGAGGGCCGCCGCCGACGCGACGACCCCCTTCTTCCTCTATCTGGCCCCCCAGGCCCCCCACAAGCCGGCCGTCTATGCCGACCGGCACTCCCACGAGTTCAAGGGAGGGGGCGCCTTCCGCGTTCCCTCCTTCAACGAGGACGACGTCCGGGAGAAGCCCTCTTTCGTCCAGAACGTTGCGCACATGAACGCCCACGAAATCCAACTCCTCGACGAGCTCCAGGTCTCGCGGCTGCGCAGCATGCTGGCGGTCGAGGAAATGGTGGATCAGGTTCTGCAGGCCCTGATCGCGAGCGGCCGGCTGGAGAACACCTACATCTTCTTCACCTCCGACAACGGGCTGGAGATGGGTGAGCATCGCCTGGCGGGGCGAAAGAACGTCAATTACGAGGAGGCCATAAAGGTGCCCCTCGTCGTCCGCGGGCCGGGGGTCCCCGCCGGTCAGTCGCGTCCCCACCCCGTGCTCAACATCGACCTCGCCCCCACGTTCGCGGAGCTCGCGGGGGCAAGGGTCCCCGACACCGTGGACGGACGCTCCTTCGCCCCCCTGTTGAGGGGAACCCCCCCCGGCCCCGAGACTTGGCGCAAGGACTTTCTCGTCGAGTACTACGACGCCGACGTATCGGCGGGCGTGCGCTCGGAGGACTACCTCTACAACTACCTGGAGTCGTACGAGGTCGAGTTCTATGACATGCGCACGGATCCCTATCAGCTGCACAACCTCCAGCGCCACGTCGATCCTTCGGTCCTGGAGCCGTTCTCACGCCGGCTCCAGGAGCTCCTCGCCTGCCGCGCCGCCAGCTGCCGCCCGTGA